TCATTCATGAAATTCAAGGAAGAATATTTCTTTTGCAGCCCAAAGCTTCTACAGAATGTAGGTGAAGTCCATGAAATATTTGATTGCATTGATGCTATAAAGTGGAAACCTGAATTTGAAATTGAGGTTGGAAGTAACACATTCCAGCATCAAACGGCATACAACAAAGCATTTGAAGCTGAATTTTCAAAATCGGATTGGCAAACGAAACCATTACTCCACGATAATCCAAAGTTGATAGGAGATTTTCAGAAGGATGATGTCTTCATAGAAGTTCAATTTGGAAACAGTGCCACTATCTACCGTGATTATTACAAATTCCATTATGGATTGACAAAAAACTTGCTTTCACTTGCAGTGTTGATTGTTCCAACCAATCCAAAAGAGTTCTTCCCAACAAGACCATCGAGCGTTAGCAACATGGCTGAATTTGATTTTGCATATCGATACTTCAAATTGTTACCGATTCCAGTACCGATATTATTACTGGGATTACTACCTGAAAATTGATAGTGGTTTATAATCAACTTTCCTTCAGAACATCCTAATGTTTTTAAAAAATTTTATATAATTATACGTAATTGGAGCTAATATGCTAAAATGTAGAAGTTGTGGTAAAACAGTCGGATTTAATGGATTTTGCAGTGACTGCATGACTTCTGCGTACGTTATTGAAGTAAAAGATGAAGGGGAACTTGATTTTATTAAACCGAAATCCTCATCAACTGTAAAAGCTCCACTACCAACAGTTCATGGCGAGGATGAAGGGAAGCATATAATATATACTGATAAAAACGCTGCACCATTGAAAACTCTTTCTCGTAGACATTTTGATAGTCACAATTATGGTAAATACAAAACTGGTAGTTACAAATGCAGATATTGTGGTCAGAATTTCAAATCAGAAATTAATTTGAATCAGCATGTTAAAAACATACATTCTTATAAATGCAAATTTTGTGGTAATTTTTTTCAAACAAAAAATATTTTGGAGATGCATATTGAAAGAACACACACTTGCAAATACTGTGGTGAAAAGTTCCAATCAAAAAATATTTTGAAACAGCATGTTAAAAATGTACATAATAATATACAAACAAAAAAAATTCAAAACACAAAATTAACAAATGCAATTATTCCAGAATCCCGTCCAAGTTTAAAGAAGTTGTGGAACGAAATTCAAATCAGAGAATCCAATCCAAATACTGATGTTTCTTTTTTCAGAAAATATGATGGACAAAAAGTAACGATACTTGTTGAATATCAAATATTTGTTAATGATGTGGAGTATTTCAAACTGAATAATTTTACTTGCGAAATAATTGAGCATAATTCTGATTATGAGCTAAGGGTACAAAAATGGGTTCAGGGAAGGATAAAAGTTGGAACGGATGAAGAATCAAAGTTCTATCCAAAAAGACACACATCGTCGTTTAATCCTATTACTTAGGATTCAAAAAATAGAGATTTAGGTACTCTTGTTGTAAAAGAAATAAAAAGAGGATGGGTATAAGACGTAAAATATGAATCCTAGATTACTTCTTACTTTTATCGGTTACAATTTTAATTCTTGCATTCTTAGAAGGTGTTGCGGTGGATGGAATACTGGACTGTTTAAGTACAGTTTTGTTGATTGATACATATTTTTTTGATAAAATTTTGATTCCACGATTCACTTTTAAATAAAATCCGGCTTCTTTAATTTCATCAGCCGTTGCTTTCCGGTAAAGACCTTCCTTTATCAATGTTGAAGATATGTTTCTTGCAAATATCCCAATCCGCTCAGCAGAATCCAGATTTAATTTTTCCTTCCATGAGGTCATTTTATTCTTACTGGCTATTTTGAGAAGAACATCGAAGGGTATCAATTCATTCTCAAAGAAACTTGAGGTAAGCAATTTCCCTTCCCATGTGCAAAGAAGATTATATCTTTTCTTTACTGATGCTGAAGGTGGCTTTTTATCCGACGTTTGTTGAACTTGTGGAGTCTGTGGTGGTCGCTGGCTCAATTTCAGTTGCAAGTTGAAATTAGCAATTTCAAGTTGTTTCAGCTTATCCTGCAATTCCAAATACTTCTCTTCATAATCAATTTCACCGTCTTCTTCAGATTGATGGGTATCGCTCCCGTCGCCAAAATCTTGTAAATCTGTATTTACGTATTCTTTTACGGTATCAAA
This sequence is a window from Methanococcoides sp. LMO-2. Protein-coding genes within it:
- a CDS encoding BglII/BstYI family type II restriction endonuclease; this encodes MKFKEEYFFCSPKLLQNVGEVHEIFDCIDAIKWKPEFEIEVGSNTFQHQTAYNKAFEAEFSKSDWQTKPLLHDNPKLIGDFQKDDVFIEVQFGNSATIYRDYYKFHYGLTKNLLSLAVLIVPTNPKEFFPTRPSSVSNMAEFDFAYRYFKLLPIPVPILLLGLLPEN
- a CDS encoding C2H2-type zinc finger protein gives rise to the protein MLKCRSCGKTVGFNGFCSDCMTSAYVIEVKDEGELDFIKPKSSSTVKAPLPTVHGEDEGKHIIYTDKNAAPLKTLSRRHFDSHNYGKYKTGSYKCRYCGQNFKSEINLNQHVKNIHSYKCKFCGNFFQTKNILEMHIERTHTCKYCGEKFQSKNILKQHVKNVHNNIQTKKIQNTKLTNAIIPESRPSLKKLWNEIQIRESNPNTDVSFFRKYDGQKVTILVEYQIFVNDVEYFKLNNFTCEIIEHNSDYELRVQKWVQGRIKVGTDEESKFYPKRHTSSFNPIT